ccactctaaaatgtgcagttttgtcacacaacacatagccacagatgtctcaagttgaggatgcgtgcaattggaatgccgactgctgaaatgtccaccagagctgttgccagataattaaatgttaatttctttaccaaaaGCCACCTCCTatgtagttttagagaatttggcagtacgtccaaccggcctcacaaccacagaccacgtgtaaccacgccagcccaggatctccacatccggcttcttcacctgagggatcatttgaaattgttgcatgttgcgtttacatttttgttcagtatatatttgaGCTGATAGTGAAGGGTGGACTGCTCACAGTGGGCTTCGTACTATGGCAAACAGTCTGTGCTAACAGTTTAGCTCCGGTTCACAGGAGCATGATTACTGCTGAAAACCCACTGCGCACACtgtcatttcaaagtggaaatgttggtaatatttggttgagacgttgatcaatgagatttaaacctttattcacccactcaaaagaCAGTTATTTAAAAATGTTCATACTATCGAGTTTGAAAACTATACCATCAACTACATTTCAATATTGGAGTGAGGTTGAGAACACATGGTGATTTAACTTGACCAAAGCACACCATGAATTCAACTAGGATTATCACCAATCCATGCAGTGTGTAATGCCAGTAGCCTTCTGAATCTTTCGTTGCAGCGGCCCAGCGTTGGCACAGGTTCTGAAATAATCAGCCGCTTTCTGGTGTCTTTCAGAGCTAGAATCAATtctttaaaatccagtttcaGCAGTTCTGAGCTAGTTCTCTTAATGTTGTTTCAGCCCGCATGGATTATGACAGTGTCAGCCCACGGCAGTTGTCGTAGAATGGTAGGAAGCCGCCTAGTAATGTCCTGTACTCGTACCCCAGAATAACACATGGTTTTTACCCCAAGGAAccgagatgtttctcaccatGGAGCTTCCGATGCTAACAGCAGATGAGTGGTTCAGGAGACCCATTGAGGACCGATGGAAGCTGGAGCATGGTGGACCCGAGCCAGCCGTAGAATCCACCATGGACGATGGCGAGGCAATGCACTATCATAGATAACCCatagtggttcgagcgttggactagtaaccgaaaggttgcaagttcatatccccgagctgacaaggtacaaatctgtcgttctgcccctgaacaggcagttaacccactgttcctaggccgtcattgaaaataagaatttgttcttaactgacttgcctagttaaataaaggtaaaaaataaataaaaaatagagcAAATATTACTTTAACCTATGTGATATTTTGTAAAGCACTATCAGTAGTTAACCTATAGAAGAAGATTAGAGCAAATATGACATCCACCCTTATGATCTGTGTAAATAATTCTCCTTCTGCTCAATATGCATTTGTTATTAGTTTCAATTTGTTGTAGTAAAGTTGCTATTTTGACATTAACCACAATCCATTATGAAAAGTGATAACCTCGAAAAGCTGCTTGTTCTATTATGCAGCAATAGTGCATGTTTGGAGTAAAATGTTCAAAGAAGTGCACAGCCATTGAAAGACAATACTCAAGATTCCGGTAAAATTTTATTGTACAATGAAGGTACATCACATCAGGCAAATTCAATTGGACAGAAAGAAAAGTAAGATGACAATGGTAGAAAAAGAAAGTTAATAGATAATACAGATATTTTACTTCATCCAATTGCTAGTTTAAAGGTCTAAAACATTGGTTAAACCAACTTTGTCCCAAATTTCTCAATTCTGAACTTGTACTATAAACGTATGTATTCTTACGtttaaagattttaaaaaaacacAAGACCCAAAAGCAAAAGAAACAatgatgaaataaatacaatgaTGAGAGCTTTCTTCTTATCCAGCTAGATGTTATCGTATGCCTATGAGGTGTCGATTGGTGTTGTACGTTAAGGATGACGGGGAACGATGGGTGTGGTCTCACTGTTTCCTCTCCTTGGTCTCTGTGCTGGAGGAGACAACTTTCCCGTCCACCAGAGTCTGTGTGACGGTCATCACCTTGGTCTTCACTGTCCGCTGGTCCTCCAGAGCATCCTGGAGCcttgagagagggagatagttTCACAACTGTCAGCCAACAGAAACCTGGTTTCAATATGGCTACTTGTGCTTCCAAGATAGAAAATGGCTCTTTAGATTACCATTTACCCTAATAGGCTCTTGGCTGACAACAAACCTCATTATCTTTCTCAGGTCTACTTCATTGGTTGGAAGTACACCCTCTGTCTTACTCACTTGAAGTCTCCTCCGTCCAGCAGTCTTCTGTATGTGGCGATCTCCGCCTCCAGCTTCATCTTGATGTTGAGCAGGTGCTCGTACTCCTGTGTCTGCTGCTGGATGTTGGAGCGGAGGTTGGTCAGCTCAGACTCCAGACCCACAAGGATGTTGTTCAAGGATTCCATCTCCATGTTGTAGCGCATCTCTGTGTCGCGCAGGGTTCCCTCCAGAGAACCTTTCTGTTAGAAAGAGGAAGACCGTCAGGACAGATGGTTGGACTTGTAAATTAACATGAACTTAACCAATGGCATTGATGCCGTGATGTATTTTGTACACACTGGCTGGGTGAGTTTAGTGTTATTGAGGGATCTTACCAAGCTTTTCTGTGAGTCCAGCTCAATCTCCAGTGTCTGTAGCTGTCTGCGGAGGTCATTGATCTCTGTGTGTGCGCCCTGCAGGGCCTCTGTGTTCTGTGACACCACAGACTGCACCTCTGTGATCTGGAAGGGATAGAGGATATAGATGTCAGTTTAAAAATCATTGGTTAAGAGGGCATTTCTGTGGCTGTGCATGTGACGGTTTCACTTTAAAGTCAGCACTGTTTTCAAATGATTTAGCTGCTAGGTGTTACCCGTGTTTCGTGCCATGCTTTGAGCTCCTCCTGGTTCTTCAGGGCCTCCTTCTCATACTTGGCCCGGACCTCAGCCATGATAGCGGCCAGGTCCTGTCCCTTAGGAGCATCCACATCCACCTGCACTCCAGACTGGGAGATCATGTTACGCATCTCCATCACCTCCTGTTTGGCCAAATGGACAACAACGTTAACATTTATTAAGCAATATGTTTTCAAGACTGAAGTCAGTGTCCATGTTTAGGCCGTTTGTTTGGGTACTCAAGGGCCCCCTGGGTGAATCCTATGGTTGCGCCGCACTTACCGCTCCATTGCTAAATCCAAAAGATCTCACACACAACACCCCTGTTTATACAGTAAGGTTTACTTTGTCTCCTATGTAGGCATGGTAGGTCTTACTCTTGCTAAACCATTGACAAGGAATATGGTAAATATACATTTGGGGGTGCAAGAGAGGTGGGGTTGGGTCATGTGTATTATATTGGTTTGGTGGTTGGGTCAAGAGCTTACGTTGTCGTGGTTCTTCTTCAGGAAGATGAGCTCCTCCTTTAGAGATTCGATCTCGCTCTCCAGGTTCATGCGGCCCATGTTGGTGTCATCAATGACCTTCCTCAGGCCAACAATGTCAGCTTCAACAGACTGCCGGATGGACAGCTCGGACTCGAACCTGAAAGACACACAGAAAATAGCATCCGATACAGTGACCTGGAGAGCTACGGTGGAATATTCTCTAAAGTGTCACTAATAGTATGGAGGGTATGCAGATAATGTGGCACATCAACTgtctttgttttgttttcattGGATGTTCATCATGCTGCCGTTAATTAAGGTGTGCCAGCAACTGGCTGATGGTTTTGTGCTCTACTAAGCATGACTTACTTCACCCTGAAGTCATCAGCAGCCAAGCGTGCATTGTCGATCTGAAGACACAGACGGGCATTGTCTTTTGTGGCATCAAACACCTACCAATGACAGGGAGAAATTAGTTCAAGTCAacacacttttattttaatttttttcacAACATTTTCAATACTTTTCTGTAATGAGTATCAAAGTGAAAAGGCAGGTGTGGGAATTCCGAAAGGCCATGGCAGCCAGGATCAGGGAAGGCCAGCTACCCCACAGCCACAGTGTTTGCTCTCCATGGTACAGTAGATAAGGGTGGGGATGGATGCGTGCAGGTTACACAATCTGGGCAATCATTAAGAAACAGCCAAGCTGCTGGTGAGCTAGTTGACGTGCCAGGAAGAAGGCAGCGGATTTGCATCAGGTGGGAGgttggtgcgtgtgtgtgggggatGGCGGGATGGTTACTGGGTTGGATATCCTGTTGTTACTGGCAAGATAAGCCTTGTTTTTTGAAGGATGAACATTTGAATTAGCAACCACATCCTGGTATCatgacaaagaaaaataaacctGTTGGGACACTAATCTATGGAGTTGGGGGTCAATTAGATACCATGGGCAGTTGGTAAAGCCAACAAAGGAAAGCATTAATAGCAAGGCAAACATCAAGCCCTAACTCCCTTCCTCCCCTAACCCTTTATGCAAGGCTTCATAATGAGAGCCAAAACAAGAGCAGCAGACTAAACAAATATTTAAACCATGTTGCTTTTACCATTTATTTTTTTCAAGGCTGAGTTCAGTGTCcttattcagattttttttcaaagGGACAAAGTAATAGGAATGCTGTGGAGATTGTCTGTCCTATTTGCATTTTGTCTTTCGCTATTGGTATCTGACATCTACAATATAATCTCCATATTTT
This window of the Oncorhynchus clarkii lewisi isolate Uvic-CL-2024 chromosome 16, UVic_Ocla_1.0, whole genome shotgun sequence genome carries:
- the LOC139368358 gene encoding keratin, type I cytoskeletal 18-like, which encodes MSVKRSSVRGPGSGYSQSITRSSAAPAYRAASTYGGAGGQGTRISSVSYSGVRSGMGGMGMGGSGGSMSSSIQVSASGDTADIMGNEKFAMQNLNDRLASYLEMVRNLEQANGKLELKIREAMEKRGPDVNDYSRYNAILDDLRKKVFDATKDNARLCLQIDNARLAADDFRVKFESELSIRQSVEADIVGLRKVIDDTNMGRMNLESEIESLKEELIFLKKNHDNEVMEMRNMISQSGVQVDVDAPKGQDLAAIMAEVRAKYEKEALKNQEELKAWHETRITEVQSVVSQNTEALQGAHTEINDLRRQLQTLEIELDSQKSLKGSLEGTLRDTEMRYNMEMESLNNILVGLESELTNLRSNIQQQTQEYEHLLNIKMKLEAEIATYRRLLDGGDFKLQDALEDQRTVKTKVMTVTQTLVDGKVVSSSTETKERKQ